In Kryptolebias marmoratus isolate JLee-2015 linkage group LG20, ASM164957v2, whole genome shotgun sequence, a genomic segment contains:
- the LOC108238207 gene encoding kidney mitochondrial carrier protein 1, with protein MSSWKPFVFGGLASVTAECGTFPIDLAKTRLQVQGQVGDIKYREIRYRGMLHAMLRIGREEGLRALYSGIAPAMLRQASYGTIKIGTYQSFKRLFVDRPEDETLLTNVACGILSGVISSSIANPTDVLKIRMQAQGNVIQGSMMGNFIHIYQEEGTRGLWKGVSLTAQRAAIVVGVELPVYDLTKKHLILSGHMGDTVYTHFVSSFVCGLAGALASNPVDVVRTRMMNQRGGALYQGTLDCLLQTWRSEGFMALYKGFFPNWLRLGPWNIIFFLTYEQLKKITV; from the exons ATGTCTAGCTGGAAGCCCTTCGTCTTCGGCGGGCTCGCTTCTGTGACGGCGGAATGCG GGACCTTTCCAATCGACTTGGCCAAGACGCGCCTTCAGGTCCAGGGCCAGGTGGGCGACATTAAGTACCGCGAGATCCGCTACAGAGGCATGCTCCACGCTATGCTGAGAATAGGGAGAGAAGAGGGGCTCCGGGCGCTTTATTCCGG AATTGCCCCTGCCATGCTCCGGCAGGCCTCCTATGGGACCATAAAGATCGGGACATACCAGAGCTTCAAGAGGCTGTTTGTTGACAGGccagaag ACGAGACGTTGCTGACGAACGTGGCGTGCGGCATTCTCTCTGGAGTCATTTCCTCCTCCATCGCCAACCCCACCGACGTGCTGAAG ATCCGGATGCAGGCTCAGGGAAATGTGATCCAGGGCAGCATGATGGGCAACTTCATCCACATCTACCAGGAGGAGGGAACAAGAGGGTTAtggaag GGCGTCTCTCTCACAGCTCAGAGGGCAGCGATTGTAGTCGGGGTCGAGCTTCCTGTCTACGACCTCACCAAGAAACACCTGATCCTCTCGGGCCACATGGGGGACACCGTGTACACCCACTTCGT GTCCAGCTTCGTGTGCGGCCTGGCGGGGGCCCTGGCCTCGAATCCGGTGGACGTCGTCCGAACTCGCATGATGAACCAGAGGGGAGGGGCGCTGTACCAGGGAACGCTGGACTGCCTGCTGCAG aCGTGGCGTTCGGAGGGCTTCATGGCGCTGTATAAGGGCTTCTTCCCGAACTGGCTCCGCCTGGGACCGTGGAACATTATT tttttcctcaCTTACGAGCAGCTGAAGAAGATCACCGTGTGA